Proteins encoded in a region of the Labrus bergylta chromosome 9, fLabBer1.1, whole genome shotgun sequence genome:
- the eif4ea gene encoding eukaryotic translation initiation factor 4E-1A isoform X1 produces the protein MATALLVSASVPTNPEKEKCVVMIQKVLSPEAYIKHPLQNRWALWFFKNDKSKTWQANLRLISKFDTVEDFWALYNHIQLSSNLMSGCDYSLFKDGIEPMWEDDRNRRGGRWLITLSKQQRRADLDRFWLETLLCLVGEAFDDSSDDVCGAVINVRAKGDKIAVWTTDFENKEAITHIGRVYKDRLGVPPKVVIGYQSHADTATKSGSSTKNKFVA, from the exons GTGTCGGCTTCAGTTCCTACAAATcctgaaaaggaaaaatgtgtggTGATGATTCAAAAGGTTCTGAGTCCTGAAGCTTACATCAAGCATCCATTACAAAACAG GTGGGCTCTTTGGTTTTTCAAGAACGACAAAAGCAAAACATGGCAAGCCAACCTGCGCCTCATCTCCAAGTTCGACACGGTGGAAGATTTCTGGGC ATTATACAATCACATTCAGCTGTCCAGTAACCTGATGTCTGGCTGTGACTACTCGCTGTTCAAG GATGGCATCGAGCCCATGTGGGAGGATGACCGCAATCGACGAGGTGGTCGCTGGCTGATAACGCTCTCCAAGCAGCAACGCAGAGCAGACCTGGACCGGTTCTGGTTGGAGACG ctcctgtgCCTCGTGGGCGAAGCCTTTGATGACTCCAGTGACGACGTGTGTGGCGCCGTCATCAACGTCCGGGCCAAAGGAGATAAGATAGCGGTATGGACCACGGACTTCGAGAACAAAGAGGCCATCACACACATAGG GCGAGTGTACAAAGACAGATTAGGAGTCCCGCCAAAAGTGGTCATCGGGTACCAGTCACATGCAGACACGGCCACCAAGAGCGGCTCCTCCACCAAGAACAAGTTTGTTGCCTGA
- the eif4ea gene encoding eukaryotic translation initiation factor 4E-1A isoform X2 → MIQKVLSPEAYIKHPLQNRWALWFFKNDKSKTWQANLRLISKFDTVEDFWALYNHIQLSSNLMSGCDYSLFKDGIEPMWEDDRNRRGGRWLITLSKQQRRADLDRFWLETLLCLVGEAFDDSSDDVCGAVINVRAKGDKIAVWTTDFENKEAITHIGRVYKDRLGVPPKVVIGYQSHADTATKSGSSTKNKFVA, encoded by the exons ATGATTCAAAAGGTTCTGAGTCCTGAAGCTTACATCAAGCATCCATTACAAAACAG GTGGGCTCTTTGGTTTTTCAAGAACGACAAAAGCAAAACATGGCAAGCCAACCTGCGCCTCATCTCCAAGTTCGACACGGTGGAAGATTTCTGGGC ATTATACAATCACATTCAGCTGTCCAGTAACCTGATGTCTGGCTGTGACTACTCGCTGTTCAAG GATGGCATCGAGCCCATGTGGGAGGATGACCGCAATCGACGAGGTGGTCGCTGGCTGATAACGCTCTCCAAGCAGCAACGCAGAGCAGACCTGGACCGGTTCTGGTTGGAGACG ctcctgtgCCTCGTGGGCGAAGCCTTTGATGACTCCAGTGACGACGTGTGTGGCGCCGTCATCAACGTCCGGGCCAAAGGAGATAAGATAGCGGTATGGACCACGGACTTCGAGAACAAAGAGGCCATCACACACATAGG GCGAGTGTACAAAGACAGATTAGGAGTCCCGCCAAAAGTGGTCATCGGGTACCAGTCACATGCAGACACGGCCACCAAGAGCGGCTCCTCCACCAAGAACAAGTTTGTTGCCTGA